The Halomonas sp. KG2 genome contains a region encoding:
- the rnt gene encoding ribonuclease T, with the protein MSEAFARELMAQRFRSYLPVVIDLETGGFNAQSDAVLEIAAVTLTMDPDGNLLPDATYAYHIHPFEGANVEQSALDFTGINLDDPLRRQVALSESEALGEIFRPIRKSIKAHGCSRAILVGHNAAFDHGFLNAAANRCSVKRNPFHPFSSFDTATLAGFVYGQTVLARACRAAGIEFDNKSAHSARYDTERTAELFCAMVNRYKDLGGWRLAQQEQELDDSE; encoded by the coding sequence ATGAGCGAGGCATTTGCCCGCGAATTGATGGCCCAGCGTTTTCGCAGTTATCTGCCGGTTGTCATTGATTTAGAAACGGGTGGGTTTAACGCCCAAAGTGACGCAGTACTCGAAATTGCTGCCGTGACGCTCACCATGGACCCTGACGGTAATTTATTACCCGACGCCACTTACGCGTATCACATTCATCCGTTTGAAGGCGCGAACGTTGAGCAATCTGCCCTTGATTTCACCGGCATTAATCTAGATGACCCACTGCGTCGCCAAGTGGCGCTAAGCGAATCTGAAGCGCTAGGTGAAATTTTTCGCCCCATCCGCAAATCAATCAAGGCACATGGGTGCTCACGGGCAATATTGGTTGGTCATAATGCTGCCTTTGATCATGGCTTCCTAAATGCGGCGGCGAACCGCTGCAGCGTAAAACGGAATCCGTTTCACCCTTTTTCCAGCTTTGACACAGCAACCCTGGCAGGTTTTGTGTACGGCCAAACAGTGCTTGCTCGTGCGTGTCGAGCGGCAGGTATCGAGTTTGATAACAAGTCCGCCCACTCGGCACGCTACGATACCGAGCGCACAGCAGAACTCTTCTGTGCGATGGTTAACCGCTATAAAGACTTAGGCGGCTGGCGGCTGGCTCAGCAGGAACAGGAACTAGACGACAGCGAGTAA
- a CDS encoding DUF294 nucleotidyltransferase-like domain-containing protein, whose translation MHMIYRASPWRSLVCHHGSLDISALSAPLRDFYTNTSLFNPSLSDAYAAQLSFVETLLRYDLPAWRISELISDHIAWLYRQSIAAALDEMQAQGWGKPPVDYCVVTLGSAARFESLLGPDQDNALIIDDYPDTRHVEIDGYFQALGERFTQRLDEAGIPLCRGHVMARWPMWRKRLSEWQQQFVIWSSDRQVKRVQQTNIWLDFYPVAGNPELAQTLGQRVRSTLSSASLFMNEMAALLDELPVALDRFGRIASHPGLAAPYDQAIDLKRQGLMPLISAARLLCVRYQRSEIGTRERLTALAHFTRALTKEQANLLIAAFKRMQHLLLEQQRHNKSHEQTADGWVDLRRLHDDERLLLKFDLQQIKAFVNQVKRL comes from the coding sequence ATGCACATGATATACCGCGCTTCCCCTTGGCGCTCCTTGGTATGTCATCATGGCTCATTGGATATCTCGGCGCTAAGTGCTCCACTTCGCGATTTTTACACGAATACCTCTCTATTTAATCCATCCTTATCTGACGCCTATGCCGCACAGCTCTCTTTTGTTGAGACATTGCTGCGTTATGACTTGCCTGCTTGGCGTATTAGCGAACTCATTAGCGACCACATCGCTTGGCTTTATCGTCAATCGATTGCCGCCGCGCTAGATGAGATGCAGGCGCAAGGGTGGGGGAAGCCGCCGGTGGATTACTGTGTTGTTACGCTCGGCTCGGCGGCACGCTTTGAAAGCTTGCTGGGCCCTGACCAGGACAATGCGCTGATTATTGACGACTATCCTGACACTCGACACGTTGAAATTGATGGCTACTTTCAGGCGTTAGGCGAACGTTTTACACAACGCTTAGATGAAGCGGGCATTCCGCTTTGCCGTGGCCATGTCATGGCGCGTTGGCCAATGTGGCGCAAGCGCTTGAGCGAATGGCAGCAGCAATTTGTAATTTGGAGTTCGGATCGTCAGGTTAAGCGGGTACAGCAAACCAATATATGGCTCGATTTTTATCCTGTGGCAGGGAACCCTGAGCTCGCACAAACGTTAGGCCAACGGGTGCGTTCAACTCTCTCAAGCGCGTCTTTGTTCATGAATGAAATGGCGGCGTTGTTAGATGAGCTGCCGGTGGCGCTTGACCGGTTTGGTCGCATTGCTTCACATCCTGGGCTAGCGGCTCCCTATGACCAAGCAATCGATCTTAAGCGACAAGGATTGATGCCTCTAATAAGCGCTGCTCGATTGCTCTGTGTGCGCTACCAGCGAAGTGAGATAGGCACACGTGAACGGTTAACGGCACTCGCCCATTTCACTCGTGCATTGACGAAGGAGCAGGCGAACTTACTGATAGCCGCTTTTAAGCGTATGCAGCACTTGCTTTTAGAGCAGCAACGCCACAATAAGTCCCATGAGCAGACAGCCGACGGCTGGGTGGACCTGCGACGTCTTCATGATGATGAGCGGCTACTGCTGAAATTTGATTTACAGCAAATCAAAGCGTTTGTTAACCAAGTAAAGCGCTTATAA
- a CDS encoding HlyU family transcriptional regulator: MFKKLFSGLLGGAGAGASEGGTKAAEPVEYKEYLIVSQPDNQSGQFRVSGWIRKLDGEGVTHEHRFERSDMLPGREACDAMMVAKAQRFIDEVGEEMFTADPRNASEA; encoded by the coding sequence ATGTTTAAAAAACTATTTTCTGGCCTGTTGGGTGGCGCGGGGGCTGGCGCCTCGGAAGGAGGCACCAAAGCGGCCGAGCCAGTTGAATATAAAGAGTATTTAATTGTGTCTCAGCCTGATAACCAAAGCGGACAATTTCGCGTTAGCGGTTGGATCCGTAAGTTGGATGGCGAGGGCGTTACTCACGAGCACCGCTTTGAACGCTCTGACATGCTGCCAGGTCGTGAAGCCTGTGATGCGATGATGGTCGCTAAAGCGCAGCGCTTTATTGATGAAGTGGGTGAGGAGATGTTTACGGCTGATCCTCGTAATGCTAGTGAAGCCTAG
- the ppa gene encoding inorganic diphosphatase yields MNFDNIPAGKDLPNDIYVAIEIPANHAPIKYEIDKDMGALLVDRFMATPMFYPANYGFIPHTLADDGDPLDALVVTPHPVAPGSIIRARPVGILNMTDEAGEDAKLVCVPHPKLSTLYDDVQEVTDLPELLRQQIAHFFENYKDLEKGKWVKVESWEGVEAARKAIEKSVAAYQKA; encoded by the coding sequence ATGAACTTCGATAACATCCCCGCTGGAAAGGATCTGCCCAACGATATTTACGTGGCGATTGAAATTCCCGCTAATCACGCGCCGATTAAGTATGAAATCGATAAAGATATGGGTGCCCTTCTGGTTGACCGCTTCATGGCAACCCCCATGTTCTATCCGGCTAACTACGGCTTTATTCCCCACACCCTGGCCGATGATGGCGACCCGCTGGATGCCTTGGTAGTTACCCCCCACCCTGTGGCTCCGGGCAGCATCATTCGCGCTCGCCCTGTTGGCATTTTGAATATGACCGACGAAGCAGGCGAAGATGCAAAATTGGTATGCGTCCCGCATCCCAAGCTGAGCACTCTGTATGATGATGTTCAAGAAGTGACTGATCTTCCTGAACTGCTACGTCAGCAAATCGCTCACTTTTTCGAGAACTATAAAGACCTCGAAAAAGGTAAGTGGGTGAAAGTAGAGTCTTGGGAAGGTGTTGAAGCGGCACGCAAAGCGATTGAAAAATCAGTCGCGGCTTACCAAAAAGCTTAA
- a CDS encoding argininosuccinate synthase — protein MSDVKKVVLAYSGGLDTSVIVKWLQETYNCEVVTFTADIGQGEEVEPARAKAQALGVKEIYIEDLREEFVRDYVFPMFRANTIYEGEYLLGTSIARPLIAKRLIEIANETGADAISHGATGKGNDQVRFELGGYALKPGVKVIAPWREWDLTSREKLMAYCEEHNIPVDFSNKKKKSPYSMDANLLHISYEGGILEDPWAEAEEDMWRWSVSPEAAPEQPTYVELTFENGDIVAIDGEALKPHEVLEKLNKLGGDNGIGRLDIVENRYVGMKSRGCYETPGGTIMLRAHRAIESLTLDREEAHLKDQLMPKYAEVIYNGYWWSPERRMLQAAIDETQKNVAGVVRMKLYKGNATVVGRKSEQSLFDESIATFEDDAGAYDQKDAEGFIKLNALRLRIAAGKGRQQS, from the coding sequence ATGTCCGATGTCAAAAAGGTTGTGCTGGCGTATTCAGGCGGCCTGGACACATCCGTTATCGTTAAGTGGTTGCAAGAGACCTACAACTGCGAGGTAGTGACCTTTACAGCCGACATCGGTCAAGGTGAAGAAGTCGAGCCCGCACGCGCTAAGGCTCAAGCACTGGGTGTTAAAGAGATCTATATCGAAGATCTGCGCGAGGAATTTGTTCGCGATTATGTATTCCCAATGTTCCGAGCGAACACCATCTATGAAGGCGAGTATCTGCTCGGCACTTCTATCGCTCGTCCGTTGATTGCTAAGCGCTTGATTGAAATTGCTAATGAGACGGGCGCTGATGCCATTTCTCACGGTGCAACGGGGAAAGGTAACGATCAGGTTCGTTTTGAACTGGGTGGCTACGCACTCAAGCCTGGCGTAAAGGTTATTGCGCCCTGGCGCGAGTGGGATCTCACGTCGCGTGAGAAGTTGATGGCCTACTGCGAAGAGCACAATATTCCCGTTGATTTTTCTAATAAAAAGAAAAAATCACCGTACTCCATGGATGCCAACCTGCTGCACATTTCTTATGAAGGCGGCATTCTGGAAGACCCATGGGCCGAAGCAGAAGAGGACATGTGGCGTTGGAGTGTTTCTCCTGAAGCAGCACCTGAGCAGCCGACTTATGTAGAGCTGACGTTTGAGAATGGCGATATCGTCGCTATTGATGGTGAAGCGCTTAAGCCTCATGAAGTGCTTGAAAAACTTAACAAACTAGGTGGCGATAATGGTATTGGCCGCCTGGATATCGTTGAAAACCGTTATGTCGGTATGAAGTCCCGTGGCTGCTATGAAACACCAGGGGGCACGATCATGCTGCGTGCTCACCGCGCCATTGAGTCGCTGACGCTTGACCGTGAAGAAGCGCACTTGAAAGATCAACTAATGCCTAAATACGCTGAAGTGATCTACAACGGTTATTGGTGGAGCCCAGAGCGTCGTATGCTACAAGCGGCGATCGACGAAACACAGAAAAACGTCGCGGGCGTTGTTCGCATGAAGCTCTATAAAGGCAATGCAACGGTTGTAGGGCGTAAGTCTGAGCAGTCGTTGTTTGATGAGTCGATTGCAACGTTTGAAGACGATGCGGGCGCGTACGATCAAAAAGACGCAGAAGGCTTTATTAAGCTGAATGCATTGCGTCTACGGATTGCTGCCGGTAAAGGTCGTCAACAGAGCTAA
- a CDS encoding bifunctional serine/threonine-protein phosphatase/kinase — MAHAQLLISYGQAFVAPDRRLHRSSMSVRLPDAQLLKVKGGCAVISDSISRNTLAKQAGDLSVRGFLADYYSTPDHWDTKTSATRVLRALNGWCYSQSKHVKEGSFVSSLSAMVFREREAHLFHMGDTLVFRLRGAEFEQLTRDHVTDIGGYRYPSRALGMDGSVDIDYTHLPLKQGDFFVFTTQGVRGTLMPSDYVRLIRQNASDLDAACECLASEAKQRAQDRGYGGDQFCFQLLRIDELPEESEDHPGLIYGDLPIPPELTPGERFDGLEVLSVLSRNAQSRVYRVRDVHSEREMVMKAPSPELSLRNAYLEHFLLQQWVVERVNSPFVVKVMQSSRPRRYLYYLMQHVEGETLRQWAERHPQASLVQRLDIANQLGKAVQALHHRDIIHQQITPDNVLIDPHGKLVLADFSACHMREVDGHRHSGELLRQIGFNEHTAPEYALGDSVGRRSDQYSLASTVYWLLTGALPYTLTPNRLRSHTDLEELSYRSARTTNPEISTELDDALRRALDPQRALRFRRLSEFLHALRVPLGRVPSREEPRQESRRFWQGVAGILLLLLVLSWLLR, encoded by the coding sequence TTGGCGCACGCCCAGTTACTAATTAGTTATGGCCAAGCCTTTGTGGCTCCTGATCGGCGTCTACACCGTAGCTCTATGTCGGTGCGGTTGCCTGATGCGCAGCTGTTGAAAGTAAAAGGGGGTTGCGCAGTTATTAGTGACTCGATTTCTCGTAACACCTTGGCTAAACAGGCAGGTGATTTAAGTGTTCGCGGTTTTTTGGCTGACTATTACTCGACGCCTGACCACTGGGACACGAAAACGTCGGCCACCCGGGTACTTCGTGCTCTCAATGGTTGGTGCTACAGCCAAAGCAAGCATGTTAAAGAAGGAAGCTTCGTATCTTCGCTATCCGCGATGGTCTTTCGTGAGCGTGAAGCGCACCTATTTCATATGGGGGATACGTTAGTTTTTCGATTGCGAGGCGCTGAGTTCGAGCAGCTAACCCGCGACCACGTGACCGATATTGGCGGCTATCGTTACCCCTCACGTGCTTTGGGGATGGATGGAAGTGTCGATATCGACTATACCCATCTACCGCTTAAACAGGGCGACTTTTTTGTTTTCACTACTCAGGGCGTCCGTGGCACCTTAATGCCATCTGATTATGTTCGTCTGATCCGCCAAAATGCCAGTGATCTAGACGCAGCCTGTGAGTGCCTGGCGAGCGAAGCAAAGCAGCGTGCCCAAGATAGGGGGTATGGAGGTGATCAATTTTGCTTCCAACTGCTGCGTATTGATGAGCTGCCGGAAGAGTCTGAAGATCACCCAGGGCTTATTTATGGTGACCTGCCTATTCCCCCCGAGCTGACGCCAGGAGAGCGATTTGATGGGCTTGAAGTGCTGTCGGTGCTGTCACGTAATGCGCAATCTAGAGTTTATCGTGTCCGTGATGTGCATTCAGAGCGTGAAATGGTGATGAAAGCACCCAGCCCAGAACTCTCTTTGCGTAATGCCTATCTGGAACATTTTTTACTGCAGCAATGGGTGGTAGAGCGTGTAAATTCGCCCTTTGTCGTTAAAGTAATGCAGTCGTCACGACCACGCCGTTACCTTTATTACTTAATGCAGCACGTTGAAGGTGAAACGCTCCGCCAGTGGGCAGAAAGGCACCCACAAGCGAGTTTGGTGCAGCGCCTGGATATCGCTAATCAACTGGGTAAAGCGGTTCAAGCGTTGCATCATCGCGATATCATTCATCAGCAAATTACCCCGGATAATGTGCTGATCGACCCCCACGGCAAACTCGTGTTGGCAGATTTCAGCGCCTGCCACATGCGCGAGGTGGATGGCCATCGCCACTCGGGCGAGCTACTCCGCCAAATTGGTTTTAATGAACACACGGCCCCTGAGTACGCACTGGGTGATAGCGTAGGTCGGCGTAGTGACCAGTATTCATTAGCATCAACGGTCTATTGGTTGCTGACAGGGGCATTGCCTTATACGTTGACGCCTAATCGACTGCGCAGCCACACCGATCTTGAAGAGCTCAGCTACCGTAGTGCCCGAACAACCAATCCAGAAATATCGACGGAGCTTGATGACGCTTTACGCCGTGCGCTAGATCCTCAGCGCGCACTACGTTTTAGACGGCTCTCCGAATTTCTGCATGCCTTAAGAGTCCCGTTGGGGCGCGTGCCCAGCCGTGAGGAGCCTCGCCAAGAGTCACGGCGTTTTTGGCAGGGGGTGGCGGGTATTCTGCTGCTCTTATTGGTGCTTTCCTGGTTATTGCGCTAA
- a CDS encoding alkaline shock response membrane anchor protein AmaP, whose protein sequence is MKHPGSRQIERLIALFALAILLFSPPLIIMVDRLTSLSMSWLPLYLFIAWGAIIGLTAWLMEQRSGR, encoded by the coding sequence ATGAAACATCCAGGCTCACGGCAAATCGAGCGTTTAATAGCCTTATTCGCCCTAGCAATACTGCTCTTCAGCCCCCCGCTGATTATCATGGTTGACCGGCTCACCTCTTTGAGCATGAGCTGGTTACCGCTTTATCTGTTTATTGCTTGGGGCGCGATAATTGGCCTCACCGCCTGGTTAATGGAACAACGTTCGGGACGCTGA
- a CDS encoding 6-phosphofructokinase: MAQHNAFYAQSGGVTAVINASACGVIEACRQAPDQIGKVYAGHNGIIGALTEDLIDVTQESDESIAALRHTPGGAFGSCRYKLKDIDTHRAQYERLIEVFKAHDIRYFFYNGGGDSADTCLKVSQLSEKLGYPLTAIHVPKTVDNDLPITDNSPGFGSVAKYIATSTREASLDIASMCATSTKVFVLEVMGRHAGWIAAAGGLAGEGEGEPPHLIIFPEVSFDRKAVMARVEECVQKYGYCVIVVSEGARYEDGTFLADAGNTDAFGHRQLGGVAPTLAGMVKQDLGYKYHWAVADYLQRAARHLASKTDVEQAYAVGREAVTLALAGKNAMMPAVRRISQDPYQWDVISAPLSQVANQEKFMPRDFISENGFAITPACRAYLSPLIQGEDFPPFENGLPKVAKLKLAKVEQKLPKFTL, encoded by the coding sequence ATGGCCCAGCATAATGCCTTTTACGCCCAGTCCGGTGGCGTTACCGCCGTCATCAATGCCAGCGCCTGCGGCGTTATCGAAGCTTGCAGACAAGCGCCCGACCAGATTGGCAAGGTATATGCCGGTCATAACGGCATTATCGGTGCCTTAACGGAAGATCTCATCGATGTGACACAAGAGAGCGATGAATCGATTGCTGCCTTGCGCCATACGCCTGGCGGTGCCTTTGGTTCCTGCCGCTATAAGCTGAAAGATATTGATACCCACCGTGCTCAATACGAACGCTTAATCGAAGTCTTCAAAGCCCACGATATTCGCTACTTCTTCTACAATGGCGGCGGTGATAGCGCAGACACCTGCCTTAAAGTGTCCCAACTGTCTGAAAAGCTAGGCTACCCGCTAACCGCGATTCATGTGCCGAAAACCGTTGATAACGATCTGCCTATTACTGATAACAGCCCGGGATTTGGTAGCGTTGCCAAATATATTGCCACCTCTACCCGTGAAGCATCGCTGGATATCGCGTCTATGTGCGCCACATCCACTAAGGTATTCGTCCTTGAAGTGATGGGTCGTCATGCTGGCTGGATTGCAGCAGCGGGCGGTTTAGCGGGAGAAGGCGAAGGCGAACCGCCTCACCTGATTATCTTTCCTGAAGTATCGTTTGACCGTAAAGCGGTCATGGCGCGCGTTGAAGAGTGCGTTCAGAAGTACGGTTATTGCGTCATCGTTGTCTCAGAAGGCGCACGCTATGAAGATGGCACTTTCCTTGCCGATGCGGGCAATACAGATGCCTTTGGGCACCGCCAACTAGGCGGCGTAGCACCAACGCTGGCAGGGATGGTGAAGCAAGACCTGGGTTATAAATACCACTGGGCAGTTGCTGATTACTTACAGCGTGCAGCGCGCCACTTGGCTTCTAAAACCGACGTTGAACAAGCCTATGCAGTGGGCCGCGAGGCGGTAACATTAGCACTTGCAGGCAAAAATGCCATGATGCCCGCCGTACGCCGTATTTCACAGGACCCCTATCAGTGGGATGTCATCTCGGCGCCGCTGTCACAAGTGGCTAACCAAGAAAAATTCATGCCACGGGATTTTATTAGCGAAAATGGTTTTGCGATTACACCCGCCTGCCGAGCCTATCTCTCTCCGCTCATCCAGGGTGAGGATTTCCCTCCGTTTGAAAACGGTCTGCCTAAAGTAGCTAAGCTAAAGCTCGCAAAAGTGGAACAAAAACTGCCTAAATTCACGCTGTAA
- a CDS encoding sensor histidine kinase, with the protein MRTDAVILGTAFGYLALLFVVAAWGDRRAEQGRSLIGSPTVYALSIAVYCTAWTFYGSVGRAADHGPSFLLIYLGPTLAMLLAPVVIRKMVRIASRQRITSIADFISARYGKSTSLGALVALMALICITPYIALQLKAITVSHAVLVNYPNTADATLVDERFWLDKSLWVALVLAVFIILFGTRHLDASERHEGMVAAIALESLVKLIAFMAVGIFVVFVLYEGPSALFASVATMPEIADKMGLESVPGVATGWVGMLILAFLAFLTLPRQFQVLVVENVDEQHLARASWLFPLYMLLINLFVIPIAFAGLLLGAGAGDSDSFVLTLPLSAGLEGLPLLVFIGGLSAATGMVIVETIALSTMVSNQLIMPLLLRTQRLHLSTSGELAGWLLGIRRIAIVLILLLGYLYHALIGDSYSLVTIGLVSFAGVAQFAPALLIGLYWRGATRQGATAGLIAGFLVWCYTLLLPGFAQSGWLDATFLTQGPWGIAWLMPYHLFGLEDWDIYSHALLWSMLANVGLLIGVSLFSRPTPLEQTQAALFTGALHPNLQTTSLWRGQTTQGALKELLIRYLGNQVTHRVFNQSINKSDYRSDEPATADLITRSEQALAGSLGSASARVLINSVVRGEALDLESILSILDTTSQTLEYNRRLEQKSQQLVAVSDELRSANEQLRELDRLKDEFVAMVSHELRTPLTSIRAFAEILRDSDQLPDEKRQHFLGVIVHESQRLSRLIEEILDLARLESGRLTLHPVPLDLAALARQSIDAVARLHEDRGITLDISLAADPAMVVGDQDRLEQVIINLLDNASKFADRQQPQVRLALYRHRNHFRLSVEDNGPGISADERERVFEKFHQIQQSGETPRGRPKGSGLGLPISRGIIAHLGGRLWVEDAKTLGGACLTLELPAAPKESTLDNSSQLTGE; encoded by the coding sequence ATGCGTACAGATGCAGTGATTCTAGGAACGGCATTTGGCTATTTGGCGCTGCTGTTTGTCGTCGCCGCGTGGGGGGACCGACGTGCCGAGCAGGGCCGATCATTAATTGGCTCGCCTACGGTATATGCGCTATCAATTGCCGTTTACTGCACCGCATGGACGTTCTATGGCAGCGTGGGACGCGCAGCAGACCATGGCCCCAGCTTTCTGCTTATCTATCTTGGCCCAACCCTGGCGATGCTTCTCGCCCCTGTCGTCATTCGCAAAATGGTGCGCATCGCATCCCGTCAGCGCATCACTTCTATTGCTGATTTTATTAGTGCTCGTTATGGCAAAAGCACCAGCTTAGGCGCACTCGTTGCATTAATGGCCCTCATTTGTATAACGCCCTACATTGCACTGCAGTTAAAAGCGATCACCGTTAGCCATGCGGTACTGGTGAACTATCCCAATACCGCGGATGCCACCCTGGTTGATGAGCGTTTCTGGCTAGACAAATCGCTTTGGGTCGCCTTAGTGCTTGCGGTATTTATTATTCTTTTCGGCACCCGCCATCTCGATGCCAGTGAACGACATGAGGGAATGGTCGCTGCTATTGCCTTGGAATCACTGGTGAAGCTAATTGCGTTTATGGCCGTCGGTATTTTTGTAGTGTTTGTGTTGTATGAAGGCCCCAGCGCGCTATTCGCCAGCGTCGCCACGATGCCAGAAATAGCGGACAAAATGGGGTTGGAAAGCGTACCAGGCGTTGCCACTGGCTGGGTCGGAATGCTAATACTCGCCTTTCTGGCTTTTTTAACCCTGCCTCGTCAGTTCCAGGTGTTGGTTGTCGAAAACGTCGATGAACAGCATTTAGCCAGGGCGAGCTGGTTATTTCCGCTTTATATGTTGCTCATCAACCTGTTTGTTATTCCTATCGCCTTTGCTGGCCTTCTGTTAGGTGCTGGCGCGGGTGATTCCGATAGTTTTGTGCTGACACTGCCCCTTTCTGCAGGGCTTGAAGGATTACCCTTGCTGGTATTTATAGGCGGTCTTTCAGCAGCTACCGGCATGGTGATTGTTGAAACGATTGCTCTTTCTACCATGGTGAGTAACCAGCTCATTATGCCCTTACTGCTAAGAACACAACGCCTTCACCTGAGCACGTCCGGCGAGTTGGCAGGTTGGCTGTTGGGCATTCGACGAATTGCCATTGTGCTGATTCTACTGCTTGGCTATCTATATCATGCGCTGATTGGTGACTCTTACAGCCTTGTCACTATCGGGCTTGTCTCCTTTGCTGGAGTCGCACAATTTGCCCCAGCCCTGCTGATTGGCCTTTACTGGCGTGGCGCAACTCGCCAAGGAGCTACCGCTGGCTTAATCGCAGGCTTTTTAGTCTGGTGCTATACGTTACTGCTGCCGGGTTTTGCCCAATCCGGTTGGTTAGATGCAACATTTCTAACTCAGGGGCCATGGGGCATTGCATGGCTGATGCCTTACCACTTATTTGGCCTGGAAGATTGGGATATTTACTCCCACGCACTGCTGTGGAGTATGCTGGCAAATGTTGGCTTACTGATTGGCGTGTCACTTTTTAGCCGCCCTACGCCACTTGAGCAAACCCAAGCCGCCCTTTTCACTGGCGCCTTACACCCTAACTTGCAAACGACCTCGTTATGGAGAGGACAGACGACTCAAGGCGCCTTAAAAGAATTACTTATTCGCTACCTTGGCAATCAAGTCACCCATCGGGTGTTTAACCAAAGCATTAATAAAAGCGACTACCGCTCAGACGAACCGGCAACAGCCGATCTAATTACCCGTTCAGAGCAGGCGCTGGCAGGCTCACTTGGCAGTGCATCAGCGCGCGTACTGATCAATTCAGTGGTACGCGGAGAAGCACTGGATCTTGAGTCGATTTTGAGTATTTTAGACACCACGTCACAAACCCTGGAGTACAACCGTCGGCTAGAGCAAAAATCACAACAGTTAGTCGCCGTCAGTGACGAGCTACGCAGTGCCAATGAACAGCTGCGCGAGCTTGACCGCTTGAAGGACGAGTTTGTCGCCATGGTAAGTCATGAGCTTCGAACCCCGCTAACCTCGATACGCGCGTTTGCCGAAATATTACGCGATAGCGATCAACTACCCGATGAAAAACGCCAACATTTTCTGGGCGTTATTGTCCATGAGAGCCAGCGTCTTTCGCGTTTAATCGAAGAAATTCTTGACCTTGCGCGCTTAGAAAGCGGTCGCCTGACGCTTCATCCTGTTCCCCTCGACCTAGCTGCCCTAGCGAGGCAGAGCATCGATGCGGTTGCCCGCTTACATGAAGATCGAGGTATTACCCTGGATATCAGTTTAGCGGCTGACCCCGCCATGGTGGTCGGTGACCAAGACCGCTTGGAGCAAGTCATTATTAACCTGCTCGATAACGCCAGTAAGTTTGCTGACCGCCAGCAGCCTCAAGTGCGGCTGGCACTTTATCGGCACCGCAATCATTTTCGTTTAAGCGTTGAAGATAACGGACCAGGTATCAGCGCTGACGAACGTGAACGCGTGTTTGAGAAATTTCATCAAATACAGCAAAGCGGCGAGACGCCGCGCGGACGCCCCAAAGGTAGCGGCCTTGGCTTGCCTATCAGTCGAGGCATTATTGCTCACCTTGGTGGAAGACTTTGGGTGGAAGATGCTAAAACGCTGGGTGGCGCATGCTTAACCCTAGAGCTGCCGGCAGCCCCTAAGGAGTCAACTCTAGATAACTCTTCGCAGCTTACGGGGGAATAG